Proteins from a single region of Allocatelliglobosispora scoriae:
- a CDS encoding DoxX family membrane protein yields the protein MTTARVQPGRDGYGLMRGSFGDVMFAVTRVAIGFIFLWAFLDKLFGLGKSTPSEKSWLNGGSPTAGYLSNLKGTFADTFSGIAGKAWADWIFMLGLLGLGLALILGIGMMVAAIAGTVLLVLMWMTALPISSNPFLDDHIIYALVIIAIAATGAGLRYGLAPWWRRVTAGQRWLW from the coding sequence ATGACCACTGCACGCGTACAGCCGGGCCGGGACGGCTACGGACTCATGCGGGGCAGCTTCGGCGACGTCATGTTCGCCGTCACCCGCGTCGCGATCGGCTTCATCTTCCTCTGGGCGTTCCTGGACAAGCTCTTCGGCCTCGGCAAGTCGACGCCGTCCGAGAAGAGCTGGCTCAACGGCGGATCGCCGACCGCCGGCTACCTGTCCAACCTCAAGGGCACCTTCGCCGACACCTTCTCCGGCATCGCCGGCAAGGCCTGGGCCGACTGGATCTTCATGCTGGGCCTGCTCGGCCTCGGCCTGGCCCTGATCCTCGGGATCGGCATGATGGTCGCCGCGATCGCCGGCACGGTCCTGCTCGTCCTGATGTGGATGACCGCGCTGCCGATCTCGAGCAACCCGTTCCTCGACGACCACATCATCTATGCCCTCGTCATCATCGCCATCGCGGCGACCGGGGCCGGGCTGCGCTACGGCCTGGCACCGTGGTGGCGCCGTGTCACGGCCGGGCAGCGCTGGCTCTGGTGA